Proteins found in one Limnobaculum xujianqingii genomic segment:
- a CDS encoding phosphoadenylyl-sulfate reductase has translation MSHLNLARLNQLTADEQKAELAEVNRQLESLSAARRVAWALENLPENKVLSSSFGIQAAVCLHLVTRQQPEIPVILTDTGYLFPETYQFIDSLTEQLKLNLQVYRSPYSPVWQESRYGKLWEQGVEGIERYNQLNKVEPMNRALAELQAQTWFAGLRREQSSSRAQLPVLAIQRGVFKFLPIIDWDNRQIYQYLTDNGLNYHPLWEQGYLSVGDTHTTRKWEPGMSEEETRFFGLKRECGLHEG, from the coding sequence ATGTCGCACCTGAATTTAGCCCGGTTAAATCAGCTAACGGCAGATGAGCAGAAAGCTGAACTGGCGGAGGTGAACCGCCAGTTAGAATCGCTATCTGCTGCCCGGCGTGTTGCATGGGCGCTGGAGAATTTGCCAGAAAACAAAGTGCTTTCTTCCAGCTTTGGTATTCAGGCGGCGGTTTGTCTTCATTTAGTGACCCGACAGCAGCCAGAAATACCGGTGATTCTGACGGATACCGGTTATCTGTTTCCTGAAACTTATCAGTTTATCGATAGCCTGACGGAGCAGCTTAAGCTTAACTTGCAGGTTTATCGTTCTCCTTATTCTCCTGTCTGGCAGGAGAGCCGCTACGGCAAGTTATGGGAGCAGGGTGTTGAAGGCATTGAGCGTTATAACCAGCTAAATAAAGTTGAGCCAATGAATCGGGCGTTAGCGGAATTACAGGCACAAACCTGGTTTGCTGGTTTGCGTCGTGAGCAATCCAGCTCCCGGGCTCAATTACCGGTACTCGCTATTCAGCGTGGGGTATTCAAATTTTTACCGATTATTGATTGGGATAATCGTCAGATTTATCAATATTTGACGGATAACGGTTTGAATTATCATCCTTTATGGGAGCAGGGCTATTTATCGGTGGGGGATACTCATACCACTCGTAAATGGGAGCCTGGTATGAGTGAGGAGGAGACGCGGTTTTTTGGGTTGAAGCGGGAGTGTGGGTTGCATGAGGGGTGA
- the cysI gene encoding assimilatory sulfite reductase (NADPH) hemoprotein subunit codes for MSNDSEIKLSDNERLKRESNFLRGTIADDLKDGLTGGFRGDNFQLIRFHGMYQQDDRDLRAERAEQKLEPLLNVMLRCRLPGGIITPQQWLGIDRFAAEDTLYGSIRLTTRQTFQFHGVLKNDIKPMHQLLHRLGMDSIATAGDVNRNVLCTSNPVESELHQQAYEWAKKISEHLLPKTRAYAEIWLDGEKLETTDVEPILGATYLPRKFKTSIVIPPDNDVDLHANDLNFVAIGENGQLVGFNVLVGGGLAMTHGDKLTYPRKASEFGYISLEHTLAIAEAVVTTQRDWGNRSERKNAKTKYTLERVGVDAFKQEVEKRAGVSFAPVVPYHFTRRGDRIGWVEGIDKQWHLTLFIENGRLLDYPGKSLKTGMAEIAKIHKGDFRLTANQNLIVAGVAAKDKAKVEKLARQHGLINDGVSEQRKNSMACVSFPTCPLAMAEAERFLPDFITQVEQVMEKHQLPDEHIILRVTGCPNGCGRAMLAEVGLVGKAPDRYNLHIGGNREGTRIPRMYRENITSAQILSELDGLIGRWASDRQEQEGFGDYVIRAGIIKPVVDSARDFYD; via the coding sequence ATGAGCAATGATTCAGAGATTAAACTGTCTGACAACGAGCGGCTAAAACGTGAGAGTAATTTTTTACGTGGAACCATTGCCGATGATTTGAAAGATGGCCTCACCGGCGGATTTCGCGGTGACAACTTTCAGCTGATCCGTTTTCACGGTATGTATCAGCAAGACGATCGTGACTTACGCGCAGAGCGAGCGGAACAGAAGCTGGAACCACTATTAAATGTGATGCTGCGTTGCCGCCTGCCGGGGGGGATTATTACTCCTCAGCAGTGGTTGGGTATCGACCGCTTTGCCGCTGAAGATACGCTGTACGGCAGTATTCGCCTGACGACACGGCAAACTTTCCAGTTTCATGGCGTCCTGAAAAATGATATCAAACCAATGCATCAATTGTTGCATCGGTTAGGTATGGACTCCATTGCCACGGCCGGTGACGTCAACCGCAATGTGTTATGTACCTCTAATCCCGTTGAGTCGGAACTGCATCAGCAGGCATACGAGTGGGCAAAGAAAATTTCTGAACACTTACTGCCAAAAACTCGCGCCTATGCTGAAATCTGGCTGGATGGGGAAAAGCTGGAAACTACCGACGTAGAACCGATTCTCGGTGCGACTTATTTGCCGCGTAAATTTAAAACCAGCATAGTGATTCCACCGGATAATGATGTGGATCTGCATGCTAACGATCTTAACTTTGTTGCCATTGGTGAGAATGGTCAGTTGGTCGGTTTTAACGTACTGGTAGGTGGTGGTTTGGCGATGACACACGGGGATAAACTGACTTATCCGCGTAAGGCCTCCGAGTTTGGTTATATCTCGTTAGAACATACTTTGGCGATTGCGGAAGCTGTGGTGACCACCCAGCGCGATTGGGGCAACCGTTCTGAACGTAAAAATGCCAAGACCAAATATACTCTGGAGCGGGTGGGTGTTGATGCCTTTAAGCAAGAGGTAGAGAAACGGGCCGGGGTGAGTTTTGCTCCTGTTGTTCCTTATCATTTCACTCGCCGTGGCGATCGAATTGGTTGGGTAGAGGGTATTGATAAACAGTGGCACTTAACGCTGTTTATCGAAAATGGTCGTCTGCTGGATTATCCCGGTAAGTCGCTAAAAACAGGCATGGCTGAAATTGCCAAAATCCATAAAGGGGATTTTCGCCTGACTGCCAATCAAAATCTGATTGTGGCGGGAGTTGCTGCTAAAGATAAAGCCAAAGTAGAGAAACTGGCTCGCCAACATGGATTAATTAATGATGGAGTATCGGAGCAGCGCAAAAATTCTATGGCCTGCGTTTCGTTTCCGACTTGTCCGTTGGCGATGGCTGAAGCAGAACGTTTCCTGCCAGATTTTATTACTCAGGTAGAGCAGGTAATGGAAAAGCATCAGTTGCCTGATGAACACATTATTCTGCGAGTGACCGGCTGCCCTAACGGCTGCGGACGGGCAATGCTGGCAGAAGTCGGGCTGGTGGGCAAAGCGCCGGATCGTTATAACCTGCATATTGGCGGCAATCGTGAAGGTACGCGGATTCCGCGTATGTATCGTGAAAATATTACTTCAGCACAAATACTGTCTGAGCTGGATGGTTTGATTGGCCGTTGGGCCAGCGATCGTCAGGAGCAGGAAGGGTTTGGCGATTATGTTATCCGCGCCGGAATTATCAAACCGGTGGTTGATTCGGCTCGTGATTTCTACGATTAA
- a CDS encoding CcdB family protein — protein MQYTVYRNTGNNKDYPYLLNVQSHLIDALTTRLVIPLFPRSRFKGKVPQHLCPILTIGEAEYLLMTHEMASVRQSMLGDEVCQAQHYREVIKAAIDFMIDGF, from the coding sequence GTGCAATATACCGTCTATCGTAATACGGGTAATAACAAGGATTACCCGTACTTATTGAATGTACAAAGTCATCTGATTGATGCGTTAACCACGCGCTTGGTGATTCCTCTTTTCCCTCGTAGTCGGTTTAAGGGGAAGGTGCCTCAACATCTGTGTCCGATATTAACCATTGGGGAGGCTGAGTATCTTTTGATGACTCATGAAATGGCCAGCGTGCGTCAAAGTATGCTGGGTGACGAAGTATGTCAGGCCCAGCATTATCGTGAGGTGATTAAAGCTGCCATTGATTTTATGATTGATGGGTTTTAG
- a CDS encoding type II toxin-antitoxin system CcdA family antitoxin, producing the protein MIKTHAKITKKTVSVTLDPILYQKARDMGINFSAVLTQAIEVQLQAASVAQWKHENQQAMEELNRISEEGGLLSDEYRAF; encoded by the coding sequence ATGATAAAGACCCATGCAAAAATAACTAAAAAGACGGTCAGTGTGACGTTGGATCCAATCTTGTATCAAAAGGCTCGCGATATGGGTATTAATTTCTCAGCAGTATTGACTCAGGCTATTGAGGTGCAGTTGCAGGCAGCATCGGTTGCTCAATGGAAGCATGAAAACCAACAGGCGATGGAAGAGCTGAACCGGATTAGTGAAGAGGGTGGTTTACTTTCCGATGAGTATCGGGCGTTTTAA